The Sus scrofa isolate TJ Tabasco breed Duroc chromosome X, Sscrofa11.1, whole genome shotgun sequence genome has a segment encoding these proteins:
- the USP11 gene encoding LOW QUALITY PROTEIN: ubiquitin carboxyl-terminal hydrolase 11 (The sequence of the model RefSeq protein was modified relative to this genomic sequence to represent the inferred CDS: deleted 1 base in 1 codon): MAVAPWLFGGLCFRFRDQNPEVAVEGPLPIPSCGCCEWRRTAMAAVAASPAAAAEDQELQREAVPGLESQRRQIENGENGRGRPLQAGESWFLVEQHWYQKWEEYVQGGDQDSSTSPGCINNAGLFEDQVNWRLKKGLVEGEDYVLLPAAAWHYLVNWYGLEHGQPPVERKVVELPGIQKVEVYPVELLLVQHSDMDTAHTAQFSHTDSLDLVLHTAREQFLVSPQEETRLWIKNAEGSFERLCNTHVTVLDAALKTGQVVIMETRNKDGTWPSAQPHAMNSATEEEEDFQGQPGICGLTNLGNTCFMNSALQCLSNVPQLTEYFLKNRYLEELNFCNPLGMKGEIAEAYADLVKQAWSGHHRSIVPHVFKTKVGHFASQFLGYQQHDSQELLSFLLDGLHEDLNRVKKKEYVELCDAAGRPDQEVAQEAWQNHKRRNDSVIVDTFHGLFKSTLVCPDCGNVSVTFDPFCYLSVPLPVSHKRVMEVFFVSMDPRRKPEQHRLVVPKKGKISDLCVALAKHTGVSPERMMVADVFSHRFYKIYQLEESLSSILDRDDIFIYEVSGRAAIGENSREDVVLPIYLRERTPARDYNNSYYGLMLFGHPLLVSVPRDRLSWDALYHILLYRLSRYVTRPSSDDEDDGDEKDLEDKDTLPKPGHVAGSSSQDPGLEQAGPSSGVAGGSRAPVDNSPGPSHWPQRARRKHLFTLQTVNSNGTSDRSTFNEDTHAQPYIAIDWEPEMKKRYYDEVEAEGYVKHDCVGYVLKKAPVRLQECIELFTTVETLEKENPWYCPTCKQHQLATKKLDLWMLPETLIIHLKRFSYTKFSREKLDTLVEFPIRDLDFSEFVIKPQNESAPELYKYDLIAVSNHYGGLRDGHYTTFACNKDSGQWHYFDDNSVSPVTENQIESKAAYVLFYQRQDVARRLQPQPGFSERPASPACGIPPSSEFMDVN, translated from the exons GTTCCTCGTGGAGCAGCACTGGTACCAGAAGTGGGAAGAGTACGTGCAGGGAGGAGACCAGGACTCCAGCACCTCCCCTGGCTGCATCAACAATGCTGGGCTCTTTGAAG ACCAGGTAAACTGGCGCCTCAAGAAGGGACTGGTGGAAGGTGAGGACTATGTGCTGCTCCCAGCGGCTGCTTGGCATTACCTGGTCAACTGGTATGGTCTAGAGCATGGCCAGCCTCCTGTCGAACGCAAG gTCGTGGAGCTGCCCGGCATCCAGAAGGTCGAAGTGTACCCAGTAGAACTGCTGCTTGTCCAGCACAGTGATATGGACACAGCCCACACTGCTCAATTCAGCCACACAGATTCGCTCG ACCTCGTCTTACACACCGCGCGGGAGCAGTTTCTGGTGAGCCCCCAGGAGGAGACACGGCTGTGGATCAAGAACGCAGAGGGCTCCTTTGAGAGGTTGTGCAACACACACGTCACAGTGCTTGACGCCGCTCTCAAGACTGGGCAG GTGGTCATCATGGAGACCCGAAACAAGGATGGCACTTGGCCCAGCGCACAGCCGCACGCCAT GAACAGCGccacggaggaggaggaggacttcCAGGGCCAGCCAGGCATCTGCGGTCTCACCAATCTGGGCAACACGTGCTTCATGAACTCGGCCCTGCAG TGCCTCAGCAACGTGCCGCAGCTCACCGAGTACTTCCTCAAAAACCGCTACCTGGAGGAGCTCAACTTCTGCAACCCGCTGGGCATGAAGGGGGAGATCGCCGAGGCCTACGCGGACCTGGTGAAGCAGGCGTGGTCCGGCCACCACCGCTCCATCGTGCCCCACGTGTTCAAG ACCAAGGTCGGCCACTTCGCGTCCCAGTTTCTGGGCTACCAGCAGCATGACTCACAGGAGCTGCTGTCGTTCCTCCTGGATGGGCTGCACGAGGACCTCAACCGTGTCAAGAAGAAGGAATACGTGGAGCTGTGCGATGCTGCGGGGAGGCCAGATCAG GAGGTGGCTCAGGAGGCCTGGCAGAACCACAAACGGCGGAACGATTCCGTGATCGTGGACACTTTCCATGGCCTCTTCAAGTCCACGCTGGTGTGCCCCGATTGCGGCAACGTGTCTGTGACATTCGACCCCTTCTGCTACCTCAGTGTCCCGCTGCCTGTCAGCCACAAGAGGGTCATGGAGGTCTTCTTCGTCTCCATGGACCCCCGCCGCAAGCCAGAGCAG CACCGGCTCGTGGTCCCCAAGAAAGGCAAGATCTCGGATCTGTGTGTGGCTCTGGCCAAACACACTGGCGTCTCGCCAGAAAGG ATGATGGTGGCCGACGTCTTCAGTCACCGCTTCTATAAGATCTACCAGCTGGAGGAGTCTCTGAGCAGCATCTTGGACAGAGATGACATCTTCAT ATACGAGGTGTCCGGCAGGGCTGCCATCGGCGAGAACTCCAGAGAGGACGTTGTGCTTCCCATCTACCTGCGGGAGCGCACCCCAGCCCGGGACTACAACAACTCCTACTATGGCCTGATGCTCTTTGGGCACCCGCTCCTGGTGTCGGTACCCCGGGACCGCCTCTCCTGGGACGCCCTGTATCACATCCTGCTGTACCGCCTCTC GCGCTACGTGACCAGACCCAGCTCGGATGACGAGGACGATGGTGATGAGAAAG ACCTGGAGGATAAGGACACCCTCCCTAAGCCTGGACATGTGGCTGGGAGCAGCTCCCAAGACCCTGGGCTGGAGCAGGCTGGGCCCAGCTCTGGCGTCGCGGGCGGGAGCCGGGCCCCCGTGGACAACTCCCCTGGACCATCTCACTGGCCCCAGAGGGCCCGGCGCAAGCACCTCTTCACCCTGCAGACAGTGAACTCCAACGGGACCAGCGACCGCTCGACCTTCAACGAGGATACTCATG CCCAGCCGTACATCGCCATCGACTGGGAGCCAGAGATGAAGAAGCGGTACTATGACGAGGTGGAGGCCGAG GGCTACGTGAAGCATGACTGCGTCGGCTACGTGCTGAAGAAGGCTCCGGTGCGGCTGCAGGAGTGCATCGAGCTCTTCACCACTGTGGAGACCCTGGAGAAGGAAAACCCCTG GTACTGCCCCACCTGCAAGCAGCACCAGCTGGCCACCAAGAAGCTGGACCTGTGGATGCTGCCCGAGACGCTCATCATCCACCTGAAGCGCTTCTCCTACACCAAGTTCTCCCGCGAGAAGCTGGACACTCTTGTGGAGTTTCCCATCCG ggacctGGACTTCTCGGAGTTCGTCATCAAGCCGCAGAACGAGTCGGCCCCAGAGCTGTACAAATACGATCTCATCGCGGTTTCCAACCATTACGGGGGCCTGCGTGACGGACACT ACACCACGTTCGCCTGCAACAAGGACAGCGGTCAGTGGCACTACTTTGATGACAACAGCGTCTCGCCCGTGACGGAGAATCAGATCGAG TCCAAGGCAGCCTACGTCCTCTTCTACCAACGCCAGGACGTGGCCCGtcgcctgcagccccagcccggcTTCTCTGAGCGCCCCGCGTCCCCCGCCTGTGGTATCCCGCCCAGCTCTGAGTTCATGGATGTAAACTGA